In the bacterium genome, one interval contains:
- a CDS encoding DedA family protein, protein MLALAAFLSDNLPGWLQEPEWLEPLTHALRVFVMQHQMGGLFFVIFSEEIGVPLPAPGDAAIAYGGYLTTTGAISYPMAYLAVICAAVLGSTCNLTISRRYGRPFIQRFGRYIGVTDEKLALAERTFRRWGPWTIIIGRHIPGMRIVLSALSGILGVPYKVFVPCVLISASIWAAIFLELGRRLGPRVRELFHLFPAHLIPWLALGLILLTIGYLAYEHGFKPQRPRQPVEQQH, encoded by the coding sequence ATGCTGGCGCTAGCTGCCTTTCTTTCCGACAACCTGCCCGGCTGGCTGCAAGAGCCTGAATGGTTGGAGCCCCTGACCCATGCGTTGCGGGTCTTCGTCATGCAGCACCAGATGGGCGGCCTCTTCTTCGTCATCTTCAGTGAGGAGATCGGCGTGCCGCTCCCCGCGCCCGGCGACGCCGCCATCGCGTACGGGGGCTACCTGACGACCACCGGCGCCATCTCCTATCCGATGGCCTATCTGGCGGTCATCTGCGCCGCGGTCCTGGGCAGCACATGCAACCTGACCATCAGCCGCCGGTACGGCCGCCCGTTCATTCAGCGATTCGGCCGGTACATCGGGGTGACGGACGAAAAACTCGCGCTGGCGGAGCGCACGTTCAGGCGTTGGGGCCCCTGGACGATCATCATCGGGCGCCACATCCCAGGCATGCGGATCGTTTTGTCGGCCCTGTCTGGAATACTCGGGGTCCCGTACAAGGTTTTCGTACCGTGCGTACTCATATCCGCGTCGATCTGGGCCGCGATCTTCCTCGAGCTGGGACGGCGGCTGGGGCCCCGCGTCCGGGAGCTTTTTCACCTTTTCCCGGCTCATCTGATCCCCTGGCTGGCGCTGGGTTTGATTCTTCTCACCATCGGGTATCTGGCATATGAACATGGATTCAAACCGCAAAGACCTCGACAGCCCGTCGAACAGCAGCACTGA
- the lipB gene encoding lipoyl(octanoyl) transferase LipB, whose protein sequence is MPMNKSQRVRTCWLGRTPYREAWDVQAELVAARRDGRAPDTLLLLEHPHVFTMGKAASADHLLWDEGERTKRQVDVIWSDRGGEATYHGPGQLVGYPILDLTHFGMTIPMYLEKLERSLIDYLDELGIESQPGEPGLTGVWSKGEKVAAIGVKLNRSIVSHGFALNLTTDLTYFDGIIPCGHVEKRPTSVEAISGRRIDPETAARDYTRHFERVFGAEAEWSAGQEVLAALA, encoded by the coding sequence ATGCCGATGAACAAGTCCCAGCGCGTAAGAACCTGCTGGCTGGGTAGAACCCCGTACCGGGAGGCGTGGGACGTCCAGGCGGAGCTCGTTGCCGCCCGGCGCGACGGCCGCGCTCCCGACACCCTGCTGCTGCTGGAGCACCCGCACGTCTTCACCATGGGCAAGGCCGCCAGCGCTGATCACCTGCTGTGGGATGAGGGCGAGCGGACCAAGCGACAGGTGGACGTCATCTGGTCGGACCGCGGTGGCGAGGCCACCTATCACGGTCCCGGCCAGCTGGTGGGATATCCCATCCTCGACCTGACCCATTTCGGCATGACCATCCCGATGTATCTCGAAAAGCTCGAACGCTCGCTCATCGACTACCTGGACGAGCTGGGCATCGAATCGCAACCCGGCGAACCGGGCCTGACCGGCGTGTGGTCAAAAGGCGAGAAGGTGGCGGCCATCGGCGTCAAGCTGAACCGTTCCATCGTCAGCCACGGCTTCGCACTCAACCTCACGACCGACCTGACGTACTTCGACGGGATCATTCCCTGCGGACACGTCGAGAAACGCCCGACGTCGGTGGAAGCGATCAGCGGGCGGCGCATCGACCCCGAGACCGCGGCGCGGGACTACACCAGGCACTTTGAACGTGTCTTCGGGGCAGAGGCGGAGTGGAGCGCCGGCCAGGAGGTTCTGGCAGCCCTCGCGTAG
- the lipA gene encoding lipoyl synthase, translating into MSTTEPLRPASIPSWIRVRVTEGENFKDLKKIVRGSRLHTVCEEARCPNIFDCWSRRTATFMILGDVCTRACRFCAVTSGRPTELDLGEPLRVAESVAELGLKHAVITSVDRDDLKDGGAGIFARTIRAIHRRSPGTTIEVLTPDFQGDFEAVRTVVEAGPDIFNHNTETVPRLYSRIRPKAVYANSLALLRHVKTLAPHMVSKSGLMVGLGETEDELLEVFRNMRAHDIDVLTVGQYLRPSSKHAEVVRYYRPEEFVRLKEQALEMGFGHVEAGPLVRSSYHADEQVPARKNLLAG; encoded by the coding sequence GTGAGCACAACGGAGCCACTGCGACCGGCATCGATCCCCTCGTGGATCCGCGTGCGGGTCACCGAGGGCGAGAACTTCAAGGACCTCAAGAAGATCGTCCGCGGCAGCCGGCTGCACACGGTGTGCGAGGAGGCGCGCTGTCCCAACATCTTCGATTGCTGGAGCCGCCGCACGGCGACTTTCATGATCCTTGGAGACGTGTGCACTCGCGCGTGCCGATTCTGCGCCGTGACCTCAGGCAGGCCGACCGAGCTCGACCTGGGTGAACCGCTGAGGGTGGCCGAGTCGGTGGCCGAGCTCGGCCTCAAGCACGCCGTCATCACCTCGGTCGACAGAGATGACCTGAAGGACGGGGGCGCGGGCATCTTCGCGCGCACCATTCGGGCCATCCACCGCCGCAGCCCCGGCACGACGATCGAGGTTCTGACGCCGGACTTTCAGGGCGACTTCGAGGCCGTGCGCACCGTGGTCGAGGCCGGGCCGGACATCTTCAATCACAACACCGAGACCGTCCCGCGACTCTATTCACGGATCCGACCCAAGGCGGTTTACGCCAACAGCCTCGCGCTCCTGCGCCACGTCAAGACGCTGGCGCCGCACATGGTGAGCAAATCGGGCCTGATGGTCGGGCTGGGCGAAACCGAAGACGAGCTGCTCGAAGTGTTCCGCAACATGCGGGCCCACGACATCGACGTGCTCACGGTCGGTCAGTACCTGCGACCGTCGAGCAAACATGCCGAGGTCGTCCGCTACTACCGGCCGGAAGAATTCGTGCGCCTGAAAGAGCAGGCGCTCGAAATGGGTTTCGGCCACGTCGAGGCCGGCCCGCTGGTCCGCTCCTCCTACCATGCCGATGAACAAGTCCCAGCGCGTAAGAACCTGCTGGCTGGGTAG
- a CDS encoding 2-oxo acid dehydrogenase subunit E2: MGLAQIKMPQLGESVTEGTVDKWLKHEGDFVRRDEPLVEVVTDKVNAEIPSPFEGKLVKIAVTEGETVRVGAVIAQIEVPGTAPKTTEPGVASPEVPAVAASGPAPGSVGVEAPAAAADGGHDRPRLSPAVRKLAAEHGIDAAALRGTGMGGRITRDDVLAATAGSQATAAPPTAAAPAQPAPGPVAHPARVDGTREELVKLSVMRRSIAEHMVRSLATSPHAWTLQEVDVSTLVRYREVEKESFKARHGVSLTYLPFVVQIVGDAIQQFPWLNSTWSDEGVILKRYINMGIAVSIPDGLIVPVLRDADQRGFTDLVRSLSDLIERARGKQLKPEDVQGGTFTLNNTGATGSIASQPIINQPQAAILTTESIVKRPVVVGDGIAVRHMMNMCLSFDHRIIDGMMAGQFLGAIKKRLEEWTPGSIRL; this comes from the coding sequence ATGGGCTTGGCCCAGATCAAGATGCCCCAGCTCGGTGAATCGGTCACCGAGGGCACGGTCGACAAATGGCTCAAGCACGAGGGCGACTTCGTCAGGCGCGACGAGCCCCTGGTCGAGGTCGTGACGGACAAGGTGAACGCTGAGATCCCCTCCCCGTTTGAAGGCAAGCTGGTGAAGATCGCCGTCACTGAAGGCGAGACGGTGCGGGTCGGCGCGGTCATCGCCCAGATCGAGGTGCCGGGCACGGCTCCGAAGACGACCGAGCCCGGGGTCGCTTCCCCAGAGGTTCCGGCCGTCGCCGCGAGCGGGCCGGCGCCCGGCTCGGTTGGCGTCGAGGCGCCGGCGGCGGCAGCGGATGGCGGCCATGACCGCCCTCGCCTCTCGCCGGCCGTGCGCAAGCTTGCGGCCGAGCACGGCATCGACGCCGCCGCCCTGCGCGGCACCGGGATGGGCGGCCGCATCACTCGCGACGACGTCCTGGCGGCAACGGCCGGGAGCCAGGCAACCGCCGCGCCTCCCACCGCCGCCGCTCCGGCGCAGCCTGCTCCGGGCCCGGTCGCACACCCCGCGCGTGTCGACGGCACTCGAGAGGAGCTCGTCAAGCTCAGCGTCATGCGCCGCTCGATCGCAGAGCACATGGTGAGAAGCCTCGCCACGTCACCTCACGCCTGGACCCTCCAGGAGGTCGATGTGAGCACGCTGGTCCGTTACCGAGAGGTCGAGAAGGAGAGCTTCAAGGCCCGGCACGGCGTGTCGCTCACCTACCTGCCCTTTGTGGTCCAGATCGTTGGTGACGCCATCCAACAGTTCCCCTGGCTCAACTCGACCTGGAGCGATGAGGGCGTGATCCTGAAGCGCTACATCAACATGGGTATCGCGGTCTCGATCCCCGACGGTCTCATCGTGCCGGTGCTGAGAGATGCCGACCAGCGGGGCTTCACCGACCTGGTCAGGTCGCTGAGCGATCTCATCGAGCGGGCGCGCGGCAAGCAGCTCAAGCCGGAGGACGTGCAAGGTGGCACCTTCACGCTGAACAACACCGGCGCGACCGGCTCGATTGCCAGCCAGCCGATCATCAACCAGCCGCAGGCGGCGATCCTGACCACGGAGTCGATCGTCAAGCGCCCGGTGGTCGTCGGCGACGGAATCGCGGTTCGTCACATGATGAACATGTGCCTCAGCTTCGACCATCGAATAATCGACGGCATGATGGCGGGTCAGTTCCTCGGCGCGATCAAAAAGCGACTCGAGGAATGGACTCCCGGTAGCATCCGCTTGTGA
- a CDS encoding flavin reductase, protein MEVLQTSALPLGYVAAISTTILPSPLLSFAVRLWKHVPAQEFRDVMARLASGVVVVSARVGNGYRGLTASSLVSISTEPPMVLVGLEREAATRAAVVEGKAFNVSVLTRSQEFIADRFAGRAPAIDTRWQGVPHRLGANGIPLIEGCAAWLECRLVQVHAAGDHEICVGEIEAAIRGSGDPLILWDRSFWTLR, encoded by the coding sequence ATGGAGGTTTTGCAGACCTCTGCCTTGCCACTTGGCTACGTCGCCGCTATTTCGACGACGATTCTACCGTCGCCCCTGCTCAGCTTCGCGGTTAGGCTGTGGAAGCACGTGCCAGCGCAGGAATTCCGCGACGTCATGGCGCGCCTCGCCTCCGGGGTCGTGGTCGTGAGCGCCCGCGTCGGGAACGGCTACCGGGGGCTCACGGCCAGCAGCCTGGTCTCAATCTCGACCGAGCCGCCGATGGTGCTGGTCGGCCTCGAGCGCGAGGCGGCGACGCGAGCGGCCGTGGTCGAGGGGAAGGCGTTCAACGTGAGCGTCCTGACGCGATCACAGGAGTTCATCGCCGACCGCTTCGCCGGGCGGGCGCCGGCGATCGACACCCGGTGGCAGGGCGTGCCACACCGCTTGGGCGCCAACGGCATACCGCTCATCGAGGGCTGCGCCGCGTGGCTCGAATGCAGGCTCGTACAGGTCCATGCCGCCGGCGACCACGAGATCTGCGTCGGCGAGATCGAAGCCGCCATCAGGGGCTCGGGCGATCCGCTCATCCTGTGGGACCGCTCGTTCTGGACCCTCCGCTAG
- a CDS encoding metallopeptidase family protein yields the protein MVPAPTTSTRFNSCMRVSMKQFEAAAQAAVDSIPETFGPYLENTVFILEESSPDGLMGLYEGATALAAGEGMPERITLYKRSHEEAARSMEDLVAEVRRTILHEVGHHFGMEEDDLPY from the coding sequence ATGGTCCCGGCGCCGACGACCAGCACACGCTTCAATTCATGCATGCGGGTGAGCATGAAGCAATTCGAGGCCGCCGCGCAGGCGGCCGTGGACTCGATCCCCGAAACCTTCGGGCCCTACCTCGAGAACACCGTCTTCATCCTCGAGGAGAGCTCGCCCGACGGCCTCATGGGTCTGTACGAGGGGGCGACAGCGCTCGCGGCCGGTGAGGGGATGCCGGAGCGGATCACCCTGTACAAGCGCTCGCACGAGGAGGCGGCCCGATCGATGGAGGACCTGGTCGCGGAGGTGCGGCGGACGATCCTTCACGAGGTCGGCCATCACTTCGGGATGGAGGAGGACGACCTCCCCTACTAG
- a CDS encoding 3-hydroxyacyl-CoA dehydrogenase family protein, translating into MLTRMHELKRVLVVGAGTMGSQIALQTALAGRYEVTLVDAVPGQLERARAQNRRLLSRSVEKGRINEAKAADALASIRDSSDLSSAAAAADLVIEAVIEDFDAKKGVFEALGAHAKKDAILASNSSTIAISRLAGFTGRPELCCNMHFFHPVTVMQLCEVVRGPKTADSAIEAAMEFVRSIDRTPVLLQKEIWGFIVNRILFAASEEALRLLEGGYASAEDIDVAVQKGLNWPMGPFHLLDFSGLDIFYGAMKDRHRQGEGADAPALLTKLVEAGHLGRKTGKGFFEYPK; encoded by the coding sequence ATGCTCACCCGCATGCATGAATTGAAGCGTGTGCTGGTCGTCGGCGCCGGGACCATGGGATCCCAGATCGCACTGCAAACCGCGCTCGCGGGTCGTTACGAAGTCACGCTCGTCGACGCGGTGCCTGGTCAGCTGGAGCGCGCGCGCGCGCAGAACCGCCGCCTGCTCAGCCGATCGGTCGAGAAGGGACGGATCAATGAGGCCAAGGCGGCCGATGCTCTCGCGAGTATCCGAGACTCGAGCGACCTCAGCTCCGCCGCCGCTGCCGCGGATCTGGTCATCGAAGCCGTGATCGAGGACTTCGACGCGAAGAAAGGCGTGTTCGAAGCGCTGGGAGCGCACGCCAAGAAGGACGCGATCCTCGCCAGCAACTCGAGCACCATCGCCATCAGCCGGCTCGCCGGCTTCACCGGCCGGCCCGAGCTGTGCTGCAACATGCACTTCTTCCACCCGGTCACCGTCATGCAGCTCTGCGAGGTCGTTCGCGGGCCCAAGACCGCGGACTCCGCCATCGAGGCGGCGATGGAATTCGTCCGCAGCATCGATCGCACCCCGGTGCTGCTGCAGAAGGAGATCTGGGGCTTCATCGTCAACCGCATCCTGTTCGCCGCCTCCGAGGAGGCCCTTCGTCTTCTGGAAGGTGGCTACGCCAGCGCCGAGGACATCGACGTCGCCGTGCAGAAGGGCTTGAACTGGCCTATGGGTCCCTTCCACCTTCTCGACTTCAGCGGCCTCGACATCTTCTATGGGGCGATGAAGGACCGGCACCGCCAGGGCGAGGGCGCCGACGCGCCGGCGCTACTGACCAAGCTGGTCGAAGCCGGCCACCTCGGCCGCAAGACCGGCAAAGGCTTTTTCGAGTACCCGAAGTAA
- a CDS encoding response regulator transcription factor, translating into MLVAEVCRLQGHDVLEAATGAQGIELATSARPDLVLIDWVLPDISGTEVIRELRRQDLLSPMVMLTGRSAKMDEVVGLEVGADDYITKPFDSRILAARINAHLRRSALTETGGTREGVLTIGPLHIDNAARRVKIGEEEISLTMTEFNLLAVLAANPERVLTRAQLRDKVWGYPYDLDDHSVDPHVQRLRRKLTERAHAGVSLEAVPGLGYRLSVKSV; encoded by the coding sequence ATGCTGGTCGCCGAGGTGTGCCGGCTGCAGGGCCACGACGTGTTGGAGGCCGCCACCGGTGCCCAGGGCATCGAGCTGGCGACGAGCGCCCGGCCCGACCTGGTGCTCATCGACTGGGTGCTCCCCGACATCAGCGGCACGGAGGTGATCCGCGAGCTGCGCCGCCAGGACCTCCTCAGTCCGATGGTCATGCTCACCGGCCGCTCCGCCAAGATGGACGAGGTGGTCGGTCTGGAGGTCGGCGCCGACGACTACATCACCAAGCCGTTCGACTCACGCATCCTTGCGGCGCGGATCAACGCGCACCTGAGGCGGTCGGCGCTCACGGAGACGGGAGGCACCAGGGAGGGTGTGCTCACGATCGGCCCTCTCCACATCGACAACGCGGCGCGGCGTGTGAAGATCGGCGAGGAGGAGATATCGCTGACGATGACCGAGTTCAACCTGCTCGCCGTGCTCGCCGCCAATCCGGAGCGCGTCCTCACCCGTGCACAGCTGCGCGACAAGGTCTGGGGTTATCCATACGACCTGGACGACCACTCGGTCGACCCCCATGTGCAGCGTCTGCGCCGCAAGCTGACGGAGCGTGCGCATGCGGGCGTGAGCCTGGAGGCCGTTCCGGGCCTGGGTTACCGTCTCTCGGTCAAATCCGTTTGA
- a CDS encoding glutamate racemase, which produces MNLGYMGDQRPIGIFDSGVGGLTVLKEIRERLPLEPTIYIADLLHFPYGPRYQEEVRGFAVDIIRYLESRDVKLVVIACNTATAAALNHARELFELPIIGVISPGAQAAVEATKNNRIGVISTEGTMRSQEYLHAIKELDPMVGVYQKACPELVEIVEAGQADSPRAETVLRRDLADIVQLGADTLVLGCTHYPLLKPAIGRLYPGCFEMVDSATTTAAKVERHLEHSRLRADGDVPRHEVLVTAVPQRFDEIAANLFGEAIEAEEVRIWQESTT; this is translated from the coding sequence TTGAACCTCGGATACATGGGCGACCAGCGTCCGATCGGGATCTTCGACTCCGGCGTGGGCGGTCTCACGGTGCTCAAGGAAATCCGCGAGCGGCTGCCGCTCGAGCCGACGATCTACATCGCCGATCTGCTGCACTTCCCGTACGGCCCGCGCTACCAGGAGGAGGTGCGCGGCTTCGCCGTCGACATCATCCGTTACCTCGAATCGCGTGACGTCAAGCTGGTCGTCATCGCGTGCAACACGGCCACAGCCGCCGCGCTCAACCACGCGCGTGAGCTCTTCGAGCTGCCGATCATCGGAGTCATCAGCCCGGGCGCCCAGGCCGCGGTCGAGGCGACGAAGAACAACCGCATCGGAGTCATCTCCACCGAGGGCACCATGCGCAGCCAGGAATACCTGCATGCCATCAAGGAGCTGGATCCGATGGTGGGCGTGTACCAGAAGGCCTGCCCGGAGCTGGTGGAGATCGTGGAGGCGGGTCAAGCCGACTCGCCGCGGGCCGAGACGGTGCTGCGCCGGGACCTGGCCGACATCGTCCAGCTCGGCGCCGACACCCTGGTCCTCGGCTGTACCCATTACCCGCTTTTGAAACCCGCCATCGGCCGGCTCTACCCCGGCTGCTTCGAGATGGTCGACTCGGCGACGACGACGGCGGCCAAGGTCGAGCGACACCTCGAGCACTCGCGCCTGCGCGCTGACGGCGATGTGCCGCGCCATGAGGTTCTGGTCACCGCCGTGCCTCAGCGGTTCGACGAGATCGCGGCCAACCTCTTCGGTGAAGCGATCGAGGCGGAGGAGGTGAGAATCTGGCAGGAGTCGACGACGTAG
- a CDS encoding polyprenyl synthetase family protein yields the protein MADLFDAGGKRIRPALVLLSAGVGRYDLERLTPAAMAVELTHAATLVHDDVIDRAAVRRGRPTVAARLGDEAAIVVGDYYFAKAYEQAAHTDSPEVVAILARTVMDICAGEVRQQAIRYRYSTGVDEYMRRIEAKTATLLSACCEIGALLGGLGGVERSALRAYGRLLGMAFQIADDVLDYTGSEDEIGKPIGHDIAEGFATLPLMLAIEEPSAAGWPRQTLEDGRQLSSEQARELVELVRGSHGPRRAIERARAHAAEARDQLGALPAGAAREALAAVADYVVSRKL from the coding sequence ATGGCCGACCTGTTCGATGCCGGGGGCAAGCGGATCCGGCCGGCGCTGGTGCTGCTGTCGGCCGGGGTCGGGAGGTACGACCTGGAGAGGCTGACCCCGGCGGCGATGGCGGTTGAGCTGACGCACGCCGCGACTCTCGTCCACGACGACGTCATCGACCGGGCCGCCGTGCGCCGGGGCCGTCCCACGGTGGCGGCTCGGTTGGGCGACGAGGCGGCCATCGTGGTCGGCGACTACTACTTCGCCAAGGCGTACGAGCAGGCGGCCCACACCGACTCGCCTGAGGTCGTCGCGATCCTGGCGCGGACGGTGATGGACATCTGCGCGGGTGAGGTGCGCCAGCAGGCGATCCGCTACCGCTACAGCACCGGCGTGGACGAATACATGCGGCGCATCGAGGCCAAGACCGCGACCCTGCTCTCGGCGTGCTGTGAGATCGGCGCTCTGCTCGGCGGGCTGGGCGGCGTCGAACGCTCGGCGCTACGCGCGTACGGCCGTCTCCTCGGCATGGCGTTTCAGATCGCCGATGACGTCCTCGATTACACCGGCAGCGAGGATGAGATCGGCAAGCCGATCGGCCACGACATCGCGGAGGGCTTTGCCACGCTGCCGCTGATGCTGGCGATCGAGGAGCCGTCCGCCGCCGGCTGGCCTCGGCAGACACTCGAGGACGGACGGCAGCTGAGCAGCGAGCAGGCGCGTGAGCTGGTTGAGCTGGTGCGTGGCAGTCACGGTCCGCGACGGGCCATCGAACGCGCCCGCGCTCATGCCGCCGAGGCGCGCGACCAGCTGGGCGCGCTGCCGGCCGGAGCAGCGCGCGAAGCGCTGGCGGCGGTGGCCGATTACGTTGTCTCGCGAAAGCTCTAA
- a CDS encoding peptidylprolyl isomerase: MRRSPAWAPSPPTRRASSDCGLPSWRASTRRTASSRRSRNPRRGSEPVSNAKAAARRVAPAADEEAAVPEAWQRRPWVPLLIMGALVAAVLGSGLLINRALEPQVPAELAACATSTQIAPHQFIGPQPMCISATRKYHAVVNTTLGTIVIQLHPEIAPVTVNNFIVLAIHGYYDGLDFWKSEDWVVQGGDPNGDGTGGPGYTLPEEPNTTPDWDLGAVGMARVPGGAINGSQFFIEKAPWPDTGPTAVYNRFGTVISGLDKAQQLSATDHITSIAIKVS, from the coding sequence ATGCGGAGATCGCCTGCATGGGCCCCGTCACCGCCGACACGGCGCGCAAGCTCGGACTGCGGGTTGCCATCGTGGCGCGCGAGTACACGACGCACGGCCTCGTCCAGGCGATCGCGGAATCCGCGGCGAGGAAGTGAGCCGGTGAGCAATGCCAAGGCGGCGGCACGGCGCGTCGCGCCGGCGGCCGATGAGGAGGCCGCCGTGCCCGAGGCGTGGCAGCGCCGGCCCTGGGTGCCGCTTTTGATCATGGGCGCGCTGGTGGCGGCGGTCCTCGGCTCGGGCCTGCTGATCAATCGGGCCCTTGAACCGCAGGTGCCGGCCGAGCTGGCGGCATGCGCGACATCGACTCAAATCGCACCCCACCAGTTCATCGGCCCCCAACCGATGTGCATCTCGGCGACCCGCAAATACCACGCCGTGGTCAACACCACGCTGGGCACGATCGTGATCCAGCTGCACCCGGAGATCGCGCCGGTGACGGTCAACAACTTCATCGTGCTCGCGATCCACGGCTACTACGACGGCCTCGACTTCTGGAAGAGCGAGGACTGGGTCGTGCAGGGCGGCGACCCCAACGGCGATGGGACCGGAGGTCCCGGCTACACCCTGCCCGAGGAGCCCAACACGACCCCGGACTGGGACCTGGGCGCGGTCGGCATGGCGCGGGTGCCTGGGGGCGCGATCAACGGCAGCCAGTTCTTCATCGAGAAGGCGCCGTGGCCGGACACCGGCCCGACGGCCGTCTACAACCGGTTTGGCACTGTGATCTCGGGCCTGGACAAAGCCCAGCAGCTGAGCGCGACGGACCACATCACCTCGATCGCCATCAAAGTCTCCTGA
- a CDS encoding twin-arginine translocase TatA/TatE family subunit, with protein MPIHPLWIVAILVIVLIIFGPGRLPELGGAVGKAMREFRKATSELTNEVTSSVHATPAPAPPPPPAPAADTTPAKGSDSTSSTNS; from the coding sequence ATGCCTATTCATCCCCTGTGGATCGTCGCCATCCTCGTCATCGTGCTGATCATCTTTGGTCCGGGCCGCCTGCCCGAGCTGGGAGGCGCGGTGGGCAAGGCCATGCGCGAATTCCGCAAGGCGACTTCGGAGCTGACCAACGAGGTGACGTCTTCGGTGCACGCCACGCCCGCGCCGGCCCCGCCGCCGCCGCCCGCTCCCGCCGCCGACACCACCCCCGCGAAGGGCTCGGACTCAACCTCCTCGACCAACAGCTGA
- the tatC gene encoding twin-arginine translocase subunit TatC, whose protein sequence is MALLDRVLRRAPRADLPVEEQRMSVIEHLEALRRALIVAIAAWAIATVAAFFISGQVIGQLVRRAGVGHAYYLQPAGGFLLELKVALYLGLILAAPVVIQQVWWFVSPGLHRHERRLMLPLIVATIFFFALGVAAAIFALPLYLHVLNALSPPSVSYFADISELIGFILTMVIGFGLVFELPVVLFVLGMLGIISSRWLYKNRPWWMLGLGLLSNFLTPGADPLTPLIMFVPLYIFYEGTALILKLSRR, encoded by the coding sequence TTGGCCCTCCTAGATCGGGTCCTTCGGCGCGCCCCACGCGCCGACCTTCCGGTCGAGGAACAGCGCATGTCGGTGATCGAGCACCTCGAGGCGCTGCGGCGCGCGCTCATCGTCGCCATCGCCGCTTGGGCGATCGCCACCGTCGCCGCGTTCTTCATCTCAGGCCAGGTCATCGGTCAGCTGGTGCGCCGAGCCGGCGTCGGGCATGCGTACTACCTGCAGCCGGCGGGTGGATTCCTGCTCGAGCTCAAGGTCGCCCTCTACCTCGGCCTGATCCTCGCGGCGCCGGTCGTGATCCAGCAGGTCTGGTGGTTTGTCAGCCCGGGCCTTCACCGGCACGAGCGCCGGCTGATGCTCCCGCTGATCGTCGCCACCATTTTCTTTTTCGCGCTGGGCGTGGCGGCGGCGATTTTCGCCCTGCCGCTCTACCTGCACGTCCTCAACGCGCTGTCGCCGCCGAGCGTCTCGTATTTCGCGGACATCAGCGAGCTGATCGGCTTCATCCTCACCATGGTCATCGGGTTCGGCCTGGTGTTCGAGCTGCCGGTCGTGCTCTTCGTGCTGGGTATGCTGGGCATCATCAGCTCGCGCTGGCTCTACAAGAACCGGCCGTGGTGGATGCTGGGCCTTGGGTTGCTGTCGAACTTCCTGACCCCCGGCGCCGACCCGCTGACCCCGCTCATCATGTTCGTGCCGCTGTACATCTTTTACGAAGGAACCGCCTTGATTCTCAAACTCAGCCGCCGATGA
- a CDS encoding ribonuclease PH, with protein sequence MTQDSRPDGRQPDQLRPLKIELGVNVHAEGSCLIEMGRTRVWITASVEDRVPSHRRGSGQGWITAEYSMLPRSTHDRGTRESIQGRLGGRTHEIQRLIGRSLRAAVDMSKIGERTITLDCDVLQADGGTRTASITGAFAALYMAVKRMKDARMVDQVPVRQYLAAVSCGIVDGSPVLDLDYTEDFQASTDLNCVMTEDGRLVELQATAEGAPYARAELDSMLALAHKGIKELIVQQKRAIATL encoded by the coding sequence ATGACGCAGGACTCACGCCCGGACGGGCGCCAGCCCGACCAGCTCCGACCGTTGAAGATCGAACTCGGCGTCAACGTGCACGCCGAGGGTTCGTGCCTGATCGAGATGGGCCGCACGCGTGTCTGGATCACCGCCAGCGTCGAAGACCGCGTGCCCTCCCACCGCCGCGGCAGCGGGCAGGGCTGGATCACCGCCGAGTACTCGATGCTGCCTCGATCCACGCACGACCGCGGCACGCGAGAGTCGATCCAGGGCCGGCTGGGCGGCCGCACGCACGAGATCCAGCGCCTGATCGGACGGTCGCTTCGAGCGGCCGTCGACATGAGCAAGATCGGCGAGCGGACGATCACGCTTGACTGCGACGTGCTGCAGGCCGACGGCGGCACGCGCACGGCTTCGATCACCGGCGCTTTCGCCGCCCTGTACATGGCGGTCAAGCGCATGAAGGATGCGCGCATGGTCGACCAGGTCCCTGTGCGGCAGTACCTCGCCGCCGTCAGCTGCGGCATCGTCGACGGCAGCCCGGTGCTGGATCTCGATTACACCGAGGACTTCCAGGCATCGACGGACCTCAACTGCGTGATGACCGAAGACGGCCGCCTGGTCGAACTGCAGGCGACGGCCGAGGGAGCGCCGTACGCGCGCGCCGAGCTGGACTCGATGCTCGCGCTCGCGCACAAGGGCATCAAGGAGTTGATCGTCCAGCAGAAACGCGCGATCGCGACCCTGTGA